Proteins encoded within one genomic window of Anastrepha ludens isolate Willacy chromosome 4, idAnaLude1.1, whole genome shotgun sequence:
- the LOC128861086 gene encoding cuticle protein 64-like, translating to MFKLIVTFTAVCAVASAGYLGGYGLAGHGLGYNGYSGYSGIVAPAYQAPAVVATVPVVKTYSAPIVAAPVVKTIAPLATSYASYKSIPVVHAAPAVYAAPSYGSLGHYGLSYGYGHGFLHK from the exons ATGTTCAAATTG aTCGTCACTTTCACTGCTGTCTGCGCTGTAGCTTCTGCCGGTTACCTTGGTGGCTATGGACTTGCTGGTCATGGTTTGGGTTACAACGGCTACAGCGGCTACAGCGGCATTGTTGCCCCAGCCTATCAAGCACCCGCCGTCGTGGCTACTGTACCAGTTGTGAAGACTTACAGTGCGCCCATCGTGGCTGCACCTGTGGTGAAGACCATCGCCCCATTGGCTACCTCATACGCATCATACAAATCGATTCCTGTAGTACATGCCGCTCCAGCTGTATATGCGGCGCCATCTTACGGTTCCCTAGGTCATTATGGTCTGAGCTATGGCTATGGCCATGGTTTCTTGCATAAGTAG
- the LOC128861085 gene encoding cuticle protein 38-like has product MFKLIVTLSALCAVASAGYLGGYGLAGHGLGYGVAGHGLGYGLGYSGVVAPAYHAPAIVAPAPIIKTYSAPIVAAPVVKTIAPLATSYANTYKVATKSIPVVHAAPAVYAAPSYGHYGLNYGYGHGLLH; this is encoded by the coding sequence ATCGTCACTTTGTCTGCTCTCTGCGCTGTTGCTTCTGCCGGTTACCTTGGCGGCTATGGACTTGCTGGCCATGGCTTAGGCTATGGAGTTGCTGGCCATGGCTTAGGCTATGGCTTGGGTTATAGCGGCGTTGTAGCACCAGCTTATCATGCACCTGCCATTGTAGCACCTGCACcaattataaaaacatacagCGCGCCCATCGTAGCTGCACCTGTGGTGAAGACCATCGCCCCATTGGCTACCTCATACGCCAACACTTACAAAGTGGCCACCAAATCGATTCCTGTAGTACATGCGGCTCCAGCTGTGTATGCGGCGCCATCTTATGGTCATTATGGCCTGAACTACGGTTATGGTCATGGTCTGTTGCATTAA